From the genome of Populus alba chromosome 10, ASM523922v2, whole genome shotgun sequence, one region includes:
- the LOC118034560 gene encoding histidine-containing phosphotransfer protein 1, with protein sequence MEVVQMQRAWVEYTKSLFREGFLDAQFQQLQLLQDESNPDFVAEVVSLFFEDSERLLSDLTFALEQQSVDFKKVDAHVHQLKGSSSSIGAQRVKNDCIAFRSFCEEQNVEGCQRCLQQVKQDYSLVKSKLEALIRLEQQIVAAGGSIPMEELSF encoded by the exons ATGGAGGTTGTTCAGATGCAGAGAGCATGGGTTGAATATACCAAGTCCTTGTTTAGAGAG GGGTTTCTGGATGCCCAGTTTCAACAGCTTCAGCTTCTGCAAGACGAGAGCAACCCAGATTTTGTTGCTGAAGTGGTATCTCTCTTCTTTGAAGATTCTGAGAGGCTTCTGAGTGATCTCACCTTTGCCTT AGAACAGCAAAGTGTAGACTTCAAAAAGGTTGATGCTCATGTTCACCAGTTGAAGGGTAGCAGCTCCAG CATAGGTGCACAGAGAGTTAAAAACGACTGCATCGCTTTCCGCAGCTTCTGTGAGGAACAGAACGTTGAAGG GTGCCAGAGATGCCTGCAGCAAGTGAAACAGGATTACAGTCTCGTGAAGAGCAAGCTTGAAGCTCTAATCAGG CTGGAGCAACAGATTGTGGCAGCTGGTGGGTCAATTCCTATGGAAGAATTGAGTTTTTAA